The DNA region ctataattaatttaaaattataagattggtagaaatctagtggtctatatattgccatgtgtaatttctttttattattatttaaatttaaaaagataaaaaagctactaaaattagggttttagatcaaaatgtcaatatagtgtattaaataTTTCAATGTGATTCATTGAATATGTCAAACAAAATTTAGTGTTTTGTATTGTATTGATATATTATCATAGGTATTTTGATATTAACTTGTTACAACAGAAATacgaaaaattcaaaaaaaaaaattgtcttcaaattttgacattggaacatatgcaagtgagatctcgttagaatccttataaaattatctttaatttgatatgtgttgtgtgaaaaatagtttaaattgagatagttataatcatttaaaatttgaagatatttttttaaagttagttataactttttgttaattgacattaatatccttaattgacattttttgtagACGACATTGATATTCGTGGATGAATGATCTTGTACCTTGATTTAATGATTCAATTCCTATCAATGAGTTGTAGTTACCAATTTAAGactgagttagcaatataacacacgcTACACACCCCTATACATGTAATTATATACTCACtctgtccgtgaataggagtcccgtttttctattttagtccgtccgcgaataggagtcctggttcacttttactataaatggtaaaagggtcccaccttccactaactcattccgctcacatttcatttaaaactaatgtatacaagtgagactcctatttcactaactcttttCCATCcacatttttaatatttcttaaaatccgtaccGTTCataaatgagacttctaatgacggacggagggagtagcagaTAGAGTTTTTGCGTACATATCGTAGTTCAATTAAAAGTTTGCACCGAAATATCGACTAAATATAATATATCAATAATATTACAATTATTTACTTGCATATGCACcaataacatattaaaaaaattaaagatacGCCAAAAATTCATACAATATTACAATGAAAATCAAAATATGCTGtcatttcatttatttgttGTTGGTACAAATGATTGAATGGATGTATTGTCTGTCACATTATTAGCTACAATTATTAATAATGGAGTAACACTTTTAGTGGTTtttcattttaagaaatttaattaaagtatatTTATATCTCTAACTAAAATAATGAAGTATGACGTAATAATTATTGctcataaaattattaatatgcTGTAAATATATATGTGTTCAACTAAGGAAAATAGGAGTTAAGAGTTGATAACTAACAAATACTGTAAcacatataaaattaatagtaatcAAATTAAGATCtgactttataaataaaataaaataaaataaaatacgtgAGCAAGACCGGAATAATAAAActtctaaaaaatgaaaatatcgaTGACTTTGGAAATGAATATTCTGATTGTGCTACTACATGCTGCCGCTTAACGAAATTAATACTATTGACATTTTCAAAcgaaggaaaataaaatactttaacaaattaaaatttgtgaaTATTTGACCAAAACGCCGACCATTTACACCGATACTCCGCCGACAGCCGCCctcaaaataaaactaattccttcaaaattcaaaaggtcataaaaaagaaataaactaaatttaaaattcattaGCTAAGAATCTTCTCATACTGTACACGTGTGGGGTTTGCTACGTGCGACTTTCCTAATTTAGAATCCATTTGTCAGttcgagtttttttttttttaaacaggCTTATATTTACTTAAAATTTAGCCGTAATTATCATGAACTTTAATGTGATTGTCGATTTGTCGCAATTCTCAAAATTGAAAATCGAAACTAACGTAACAATTTAAATGGATATaataacaaaatttgtgatattatcgtcatattaattaatatatgaaGCATCTATTTTGTAACATGAAACTAAGTTATCTGTGTTTCAAAGATCAACGCAAAGTTAatgatataataataaaatggagTGATACACACATTGTTGTCATTTCGTCATTTCAGAGTTTCTAAAATCAGCACACAGTAagtttttttaatcattttatgaTCACAAatttcatactttattcacattttttctataatttcatcatacataATCCATTACTTCTCAATTCCCATAACAGTCTACATAATCAGGCATACCACACTATGCACACTATTTTGTGGGGATGAAACAAGTATAATTACAAAAATTTTCATTTCTCATTAAGTTTATAACATATTACTGTAGTGTTTTCCAATCACATGTAGCTCTATTTTATTCCTACTAGTACCAAACAACATTCATCCATTTTCAAGAACAATATTACAAATTCATCAATAATTTtgtcaaaattaaaataaacacaGTGAAAATATATTGATTCAAATTTTCATCCGTTTcccaccttttcaagatttgaaaattgaaataccAACACTTAAATCTCACCCCCTACCCCACACAAGTAAagaaataatactaataattaattatataattaaatccaaattatTATGGACCATTAACCCAAAATCTAAAATCTAGAAATAGGCTTCAAATTCTTTTGATTAGTCTCAAATCACTCTCTCAACACACAACCACAGAGCCATAAACAAAaccttcattttcaaattcccgCAGCTTGAATTCTCCCCATTCTTCAACAATCAATCTCTCAAAATCGTCTAGATTCCACCGTCGATGTCGGAGATCCACGGGGCGTCAAGCTCCGCTCGCGCCGCCTCGACAATGGCTCTGTCGCCGGAGAACGCTCTGTTCAACAAATACGAGGTCGGCAAGCTGCTCGGCTGCGGCGCCTTCGCCAAGGTCTACCACGCGCGCGACGTCGCCACCGGCCGCAGCGTCGCGATCAAGGTGATCAACAAGAGCCGGCTGAACAACAGCGCGACGCTGATCAACAACATCAAGCGCGAGATCTCGATCATGAGCCTCCTCCGGCATCCGAACATCGTGAAGCTGCTCGAGGTGCTCGCGACGAAGAGGAAGATCTTCTTCGTTTTGGAGTTCGTCAAAGGCGGTGAGCTCTTCGCGAAGGTCGCCAAGGGCAGATTCGCCGAGGATCTGGCGAGGAAGTATTTCCAGCAGCTCATCTCCGCCGTCAGCTACTGCCATTCCAGAGGCGTCTACCACCGCGATCTGAAGCCGGAGAATCTGTTACTCGATGAGAATTGCGATTTGAAGGTTTCCGATTTCGGTTTGAGCGCGCTTTCCGATCACGTGCGATCCGACGGATTACTGCACACGCTCTGCGGCACGCCTGCCTACGTGGCGCCGGAGATCCTCGCGAAGAGAGGCTACGACGGCGCGAAGGTGGATGTGTGGTCGTGCGGCGTCGTTTTGTTCGTCCTCACCGCCGGTTACTTGCCGTTTAACGATCCGAATTTGATGAATATGTATAAGAAGATCTACAAAGGCGAATTCCGGTGCCCTAAGTGGATTTCACCGGATCTGAAACGATTCTTCTCTCGATTGCTCGACACGAATCCCGAAATCAGAATCTCAATCGATGAAATCAAGCTCGATCCGTGGTTTAAAAACGGTTATTCGGAGGTGAAATCGGAGAGCATCACCAATTTGACAAATCCGGAAGAGAGGAAAACGCAGGATCTGAACGCGTTTGGCATCATCTCCTTCTCCCGGGGACTCGACCTCTCCGGATTGTTCGACGCGAAATTCGCAGCGGCGGAAGACGTCGACCGTCTCACGGCGGAGGAGCGGCCGGAGACGGTGTTGGAGaaggtggaggaggtggtgaaGGCGGAGAGCGGCGGCCTGCAGCTGAGGAAGACCAAGGAGTGTGGGGTGGAGCTCGAGGGGCAAAATGGTGATTTCGTAGTCTCGCTAGAGGTTTACCGGTTAACAGACCggttggtggtggtggaggtgaaaCGGAAGGCCGGAGACGCCACCGCTTTCGCCGGATTGTGGAGTGAGAAGATCAGACCGGTGATTCTGCGGCGGCCGGAGGTAGAAGTTGCCGGCAGCAATTAGTTTCCCATTCGGTCCACGGCGGTTGGAGGGGTAGTTTCGTGTCGTTTGAATATAAGTGTTTATTTTTATCGTTTTATATTGTTTTTTGGGTATTCAACAACCGTGTTTGTAAATTAATAGTCTCAGTGATTATTGAAAGAGTGTATAGttgatttgagaaaatgataaaaatttaGGTAAATTTGGGTTTTGGTAGATTTTGAATATagtttgtgttgtgtgttttgttttggtttggTTTGTAATTCTTTATGACCATTATTCCACAATCTAAATTTTATATACTTagtaatctatacatatataaaagttgagttttggtaGGTTTTGAATAACTATTTTATGCAAGGGATATGAATGCAATAAACAAATATGATAGGAATTCATTTGGACGGTTATAGTGATAGGAATTAAATTGGTTAATTACTTACAATCATGATCTTAatcatatactcctatatatttGGACAGTTATTGTGACGGTTATTGTGATGGTAATTTATGTCTCTAAGAATGAAGAGAATGTATTTCTTTCAGAATGCAAAAAACTAtggctttaattaatttaatatttaatattatgtCCTCCGTGCTATGTTTtcctttataattttttaatattattgggTTAAATGTGTGATAATGGAAGGTGATCATGGGAGTCCTTTGGTTTTTCACTTCAAGTACCTTCATTGTCTTAATTTTGTGGTTTTATAGTGTGTTAATTTCATGACCTTCCTTGTCCTTATTTTGTGGCTATAAAAAGCATGGAGTTGTGGATGGATTACACACAAACaaaattattctctcttatctcTCAATCTCTCTACATTTTAGTGTGTATTTCAGGAGCTTTGTATTACTAGATTTTTGGAGCTCAATCAATTTCGTTGATGCCTGGCGAATTTGAGCCGCTTCTATATGGTAAGAGAGTTTTTGAGACAGATAGTGTGGtgtttctttcattttcttaaCCTTTTCTGAAAGATAATATATGAACTTGCTTAATTTTTGAACATGCTGTACAGGTTACTCCAAATGCTCATTTCCAGAACGACCTTGGGCTGGATAGCTTTGACACTGTGGAAATTGTGATGGCACTCGAAAAAGATTTCTGCTTTGAGATCCCAGACAATGAAGCagacaaaatcaactccatcaATCTTGCTGTTGATTTTATAGCTTGTCACCCTCAGGCAAAGTAAAACTGAAGCAGCTTCAGCTCCTATTTCGTTCTTTTCCTTCCTCCCTACCGAAACTAGCCTTCTAATGTTTGACTAATTGTTTCGtcagaaagaaaaacaaaaaaggcAAATTATTCACATGTTGACATCCTAATAAATTATACTGATTTATGTAAATGTTGctttatactaatatttattttattataattcaacattttcaaaatttatatatatatatatatatatattctttaatttaatttcatgtttttttatcaGAAACAACCTTAGTGAGTCGTAATACTTGtgaatttactttttttttaattttgtatgaGGCAAAATTGTTGTTGCATATATGCGGTCATATTTGGTGTTTTGATTCTTTGTTCTTATTATTAGTTTATGAAAATTGTATGCGTTGTACATcgtaatttgaagaaaatatatatcgtaatttgaagaaaataaatgGTGATGCATAACACGGGCGCGatactatacatatataaagggTGAGTTTTggagtatttattaaattatctttaagcttaaaatatataatttcaatACTACAATCTAgacatttaagaataaaaactatTATATAGATATTgttatgaatttaaatatttattcataGTAATAGTCGTTAATTTGTTTAGATTCTATACTCAACCACTGTTACAATTTGTAAAACTGACggtaataataattaataattgttGATGCTTCATGCGGTAGTTGTTCACAATAAAACTGATTCACTTACTCTTTACTGTCAAATCAATTCTATATTTTAAAAGGCGTCCTATTAATATATATGATTCATACCCCTATCAGATTAAATATGTTTTGATATCATTCAGTTTGGAGATTCATGGCCAATTAGTGGAGATTCATCGCCAATAAGCGTTAAATTTGAAACGATTTCCCCACTAATTAAAATGATGTAATTAGGCTTCATTAGAAACTGATGTAATTGTgttaagtgatcaacaaagtaaaattacACTGGGAAGGATGgaggattttattaatatttggctcatttgttggtcatgataagtatattttaagGTTAatggtttaggatttaggtttcgagGTTTGGGGTTTTAGTATATAGGATCGCTATATTGCAATGTAATGAATCTcgataatttataatttctactaaatttaagggtttaggatttaggtttcgaggtttgggtttttagtgtataggatcactatattgcaatgaaatgaaagttcgataatttataatttctattaaagttaagggtttaggatttaggttccgaggtttgggtttttagtgtataggatcACTATATTGCACTGAAATGAAGCTcgataatttataatttctatctctattatggattaattatgataaattattttccatttatttgtactatatatattctggaaaaaaatataatgtgccgtgcatagcacgggagAGATACTAGTATAATTATAAAACATCAGTGATTATTGAAAGAGTGTATAGttgatttgagaaaatgataaaaaattagGTAAATTTGGGTTTTGGTAGATTTTGAATATagtttgtgttgtgtgttttggtTTGGTTTGTAATTCTTTATGACCATTATTCCACAATCTAAATTTTATATACTtagtaatataattataaaacatAAGCATTTAAAATCATCAAACCATGTGGTTAGTATATTATTTCATGCCATATATATAGCTAAGCTATTTTCTAAGATGGCCAACTAAACTTGGTTTCGTCGTTGGCTAATATACTCCTACTTAAGATGACCTTGCACTGTCAACAAGACGAGGCCAGGTTCAACacctt from Salvia splendens isolate huo1 chromosome 9, SspV2, whole genome shotgun sequence includes:
- the LOC121748949 gene encoding CBL-interacting serine/threonine-protein kinase 11-like, whose amino-acid sequence is MSEIHGASSSARAASTMALSPENALFNKYEVGKLLGCGAFAKVYHARDVATGRSVAIKVINKSRLNNSATLINNIKREISIMSLLRHPNIVKLLEVLATKRKIFFVLEFVKGGELFAKVAKGRFAEDLARKYFQQLISAVSYCHSRGVYHRDLKPENLLLDENCDLKVSDFGLSALSDHVRSDGLLHTLCGTPAYVAPEILAKRGYDGAKVDVWSCGVVLFVLTAGYLPFNDPNLMNMYKKIYKGEFRCPKWISPDLKRFFSRLLDTNPEIRISIDEIKLDPWFKNGYSEVKSESITNLTNPEERKTQDLNAFGIISFSRGLDLSGLFDAKFAAAEDVDRLTAEERPETVLEKVEEVVKAESGGLQLRKTKECGVELEGQNGDFVVSLEVYRLTDRLVVVEVKRKAGDATAFAGLWSEKIRPVILRRPEVEVAGSN